DNA sequence from the Lagenorhynchus albirostris chromosome 13, mLagAlb1.1, whole genome shotgun sequence genome:
CACCCAATGAGAGGCTATTTTTATACCTTCTCAACAGTTAAATATGAAAGAGCCAATTTTTCCACACGTTATTAATCCTAGGTGTATTGCCCATCTCTTAAAATCCTAAACAATTAAAGTCTTTTTAGATTATACAGAAAACATGATGTCTTTAAAAGTCATGTAATAGACTGTGGGGAAAGTTTCTAAGCAACTTTGTGTTTTCCAGGTGTCTGAGGACACATCAAAAGAAAGCACAGTATACTACTAAAGCATTTACTGTCTATTGGATGGATaatgaaattttcttaaaatatatgtgCCAAAAAACCCTATCACCACCTATTTGCCTGATATTTTTCCTCTgtgttcctgatttttaaatcatttgttatttttttaattgttaattttaaGTAAAGTGCTTCCGGCCGTTTAATTTTATGcttccttccccccccaccccaccccctttttttaaattaaaatagttcCTGAATGTTCCAATGTTTCGAAATGTCTCTCTGAAGTGCCTCACTGAGATTGCTGGTGTGAGTGTAAGCCAGTATGAGGAACAATTTGTAACGCTATTTACGCTGACAATGATGCAGCTAAAACAGGTAATACAACACCGTTAAAAACTGACTAAACAATTTTAGTGCCTTAGAAAATGTTGGGTTTGAGTTGAACCATTTCAGCACAGCTTACCATAAATAGATGAGCTGTAATGtgattgtatatttattatataaaatgaagGGTAAGCTAGAAATTTTtatgaacattttgaaaattcCTTGAAGTAAATTCTCTGGGAGTGTCATGGTAATTTATTTCTACAGAATTTAGAGGCTTAGTAACCTGGGGTTTAATATCAGTTCTGCCTTTGACCTTTTATCTCTTAAATGAAGGGATTAGCCAAGTGTTAGTCTGACTAGGTGTATATGAAATTATCTAGAAGGTTAATCACAAAACTATATTACTATATATGTTAGTGATCTGAATcaactatttttacatttttaatgaccCTAGGTGGGAAAACTCTGATGTAGGGAATATGTCAAAGCATAATCTTTGAGGAAATTTTACTGcttgcaactttaaaaaaaaaatcaaaagctagGACAGCAAGTTACAAAAATGGATATAATAGACCAAGGCATTCTAGGGGAGAATAAGCTGTTTAACTCCATAtggtttttttgttgtatttaaaaaaaaatttatttggttgcactgggtcttagttatggcaggcgggctccttagttgtggcatgtgaactctttaTTGTGGCATACatgtctagttccctgaccaaggatcgaacctgggccccctgcattgggaacttggagtcttatccactgtgccaccagggaagtcccactccgtatattttaaaattagtaaaaggGTGGTGGAAATTTAGAACTTAAatgtagtatctttgtttttaaaatgaagggcTTATGATCCATATTTAACCTCGCAGATGCTTCCTTTAAATACCAATATTCGACTTGCGTACTCGAATGGAAAGGATGATGAACAGAACTTTATTCAAAATCTCAGTTTGTTTCTCTGCACCTTTCTTAAAGAACATGGTCAACTTATAGAAAAAAGATTAAATCTCAGGGAAACACTCATGGAGGTAGGCTTTATGGAGCCTTTGGCTtctgaaattaataataaaaacttaaagTACAACTTTGTTCTAAAAATTCCTGTACCTTTTAACGTATCTTACCTGTTACTTGTCTGTGTAATGTAAATATATGTTGCCAATTCTGAATTATAGTTGTTAAAAGCCAAGTGTCACGATTTTTGTGTTCTACTCAATACCAGATcaataatttataatgaaaattaaattcctAAAGCGTGTGCAGATTTGTCATTTCTAAGATGAAAAGTCTAaagaccttattttaaaattgagatgtaatttacataacataaaactatCCATTGTAAATTGTttgattcagtggcatttagtacattcacagtgttgtcaACCATTACctattccaaaacattttcatcacccacaaAGGATGATGTACCCATTGAAACAGTCACTCCCTCAATCCGCTCTACCCTCCAGTCCCTAGCAACCAGTAATTTGCTTTACATCTCAATGGATTTAACTATTCTGAAcctttcacataaatggaatcataacatACTGATTTTTGtcattggtttctttcacttagcatgttacTATGttacagcatgtatcagtacttaatccctttcatggctgaataatactttGTATGGATAAACGTCGAGTTTTGTGTCCGTTCATCTGTtgaacatttggattatttctacCTTTTTGCTATTACCAAATGTCTTTTAATGTCCATACCTTTTTACAATCACGTAAGTTTCTTGACACGTCCTAGGACATGTCAGAAGAAAGCACAGTTGTTCCTAGAGAATTTCTGTTGTCTGTTTGATGAATAATGAAATGTCAGAGTTGTAGAGAATGCAACATGAGTTTTTATTTCCCGTTAACATAGCAAATGGAAAGCAGTTTGAGGTTGGTTAGTAACGTCTAAGGATTGTTTTAATAGTTTTGGTCTCCTATGTAGGCCCTTCATTATATGTTGTTGGTATCCGAAGTAGAGGAAACCGAAATCTTTAAGATTTGTCTTGAGTACTGGAACCATCTGGCAGCTGAACTCTATAGAGAGAGCCCATTCTCAACATCTGCCTCTCCATTGCTATCTGGAAGTCAACATTTTGATGTTCCTCCCAGGAGGCAGCTGTATTTGCCTGTGTTGTCCAAGGTAACAGTAGTGGGTGATTGAATGTGCTTCCTGTGATTTGGGGGACCAAATGCAAAtactggcttttattttttggctaaaTCTATCCAAGCACCACCTGTGAGTTTCTTAGGAATGAAAATGAGATGCAAGAAAGTTAacaattgattattttattttattttattttgcggtatgcgggcctctcactgttgtggcctctcccgttgcggagcgcgcaggctcactggcccagccgctccgtggcatgtgggatcttcccggaccggggcacgaacccgtgtcccctgcatcagcaggcggactctcaaccgctacgccaccagggaagcccaacaattgatttttatccatgttatttattcttttatattgtgGGAATAATTTTGTTTGGTATGTTGGTGTTAAGTGGGAGTGGGGGTTACATTTGATGTGACTGATTTCAAAGATCTAACAGATTTGTTTCTCTTGTTTATTGTTGAATAGGTCCGTTTACTGATGGTTAGTCGAATGGCTAAACCAGAGGAAGTATTAGTTGTAGAAAATGATCAGGGAGAAGTTGTAAGAGAATTCATGAAGGATACAGATTCCATAAATTTGTATAAGAATATGAGAGAAACATTAGGTAAGTTAATAAATACTGTTAATTTAATCTTCATCTTTGTAATTCAGTTTGGGGTGGAAATACTTTTTTAGGAAATATGGCATGCTTAGGTTCTCAATCTGTTAATAGCCATCCTTATTAATGTGCTATTAGTCTTAGTAAAAATCTTTTTGCTCATTAAGTTTTGCAATTTGaaacatttggaatttttttccttgtagtttatCTTACTCATCTGGATTATGTAGATACAGAAAGAATAATGACTGAGAAGCTTCACAATCAAGTGAATGGTACAGAGTGGTCATGGAAAAATTTGAATACATTGTGTTGGGCGATAGGCTCCATTAGTGGAGCAATGCATGAAGAGGATGAAAAACGATTTCTTGTTACTGTTATAAAGGTATGTAAGAGATAGGTATGAACTGGAACTTTAGCTAAGTGTATTTTATTACAAATGACTGAAATTTGTCTTATTTTACAGGATCTACTAGGATTATGTGAACAGAAAAGAGGCAAAGATAATAAAGCTATTATTGCATCAAATATCATGTACATAGTAGGTCAATATCCACGATTTTTAAGAGCTCACTGGAAATTCTTGAAGACTGTAGTTAACAAGCTCTTTGAATTCATGCATGGTAAATcctatttgcttaatatattttatttagttttgctgaataaaaaatggaaatttttttttgaaaatttttttgataATTGTTTTTGTGTTGTTAGAGACCCATGATGGAGTCCAAGACATGGCTTGTGATACTTTCATTAAAATAGCTCAAAAGTGCCGCAGGCATTTCGTTCAGGTTCAGGTTGGAGAAGTAATGCCATTTATTGATGAGATTTTGAACAACATTAACACTATAATTTGTGATCTTCAGCCTCAACAGGTATGTGGATCAGCAAGcatatttttcttagaaaataactaCTGTTTTAATGAGAATTTATTAATGGGAATAGAAAGAAAGCCACTCTTGAATTCAGTTCAAGTGTTTCTGTGGTTAGGTTTTTATAGTGAGGCAGAAATTCAACCAAAAGTTTGTTAGGCTGTTTTCAtacttaatataaattatttctgacACTTTAACAAAATTAGTTTTAAGTGTATATGTGGATTGTTTGTGTGTGGTTTTCCTTATTATGATGCATGCAAGTAAAATGTCTGCCTTTTAACATAGGTCCATACATTTTATGAAGCTGTGGGGTACATGATTGGTGCACAAACAGACCAAACAGTACAAGAACATTTGATAGAAAAATACATGCTACTTCCTAATCAGGTTTGGGATAGCATAATCCAGCAAGCAACCAAAGTaagttttattactttttgtaAAAGTTCTAATGGAAATtgagaaaattatatttacagaAGTAATAAATTTAGTACCTTTGACATGTATATCTGATCcataagtgctttttttttttttggtggtacgcgggcctctcactgttgtggcctctcctgttgcggagcacaagctccggacgtgaaggctcagcggccatggcttacgggcttagctgctccgcggcatgtgggatcttcccggaccggggcatgaacccgtgtcccctgcatcggcaggcggactctcaaccactgcgccaccagggaagccccataagtgCTTTTATGTGTACTTTTGCACATTGAAAAAATTGtagtatttttattctgttttgatgCAAAATTGGGAATATTTTGCTCTGTTTTTAGTAATGAAGACTTTTGCATTAGTTTCACCATTTAACATTATAAATGTGATGGTGCTTTGGAGTAGTGTGGGTAATGTTTTTTGCTTTAGCTACAAGAATAATTCTCATATGTTAAATGGAGTTGTTTTTTGTCCTTCGCAGAATGTGGATATACTTAAAGATCCTGAAACAGTCAAGCAACTTGGTAGCATATTGAAAACAAATGTGAGAGCCTGCAAAGCGGTTGGACACCCGTTTGTGATTCAACTTGGGAGAATTTATTTAGATATGCTTAATGTATACAAGTGCCTCAGTGAAAATATTTCTGCAGCTATTCAAGCTAATGGTAAGCAATTCTGAATTCTTATGGAATGATGTATTAATAAGTCAGTTCTGCATTCACTGCCTTGGCGTAAGCATTCAGCACTTCTCACAGATTTAAATTAATCCATCCCATGTTTCAGGCGATCCTAGACAATTTTTTTAACCACTCACAGGCCCCTTTCCCCTATAAAATTAGTCTTAGTTTATTTTCTCAGGAAATTCATCTGTGTACTCTTGTCTTTTAAGTTTTCTAATGGTAAATGGGAACTAATAGTATCTGAAGTACCTGTAACTGCCAGTGTAGAATTTTAGTTGTTAAGTTGGATTCCACCTGATTGTATTTTTTAGGTGAGATGGTTACAAAGCAACCATTGATTAGAAGTATGCGAACAGTAAAAAGGGAAACTTTAAAGTTAATATCTGGTTGGGTGAGCCGGTCCAATGATCCACAGATGGTAAGTGAgatgtgcttt
Encoded proteins:
- the XPO1 gene encoding exportin-1 isoform X3; translated protein: MAQEVLTHLKEHPDAWTRVDTILEFSQNMNTKYYGLQILENVIKTRWKILPRNQCEGIKKYVVGLIIKTSSDPTCVEKEKVYIGKLNMILVQILKQEWPKHWPTFISDIVGASRTSESLCQNNMVILKLLSEEVFDFSSGQITQVKAKHLKDSMCNEFSQIFQLCQFVMENSQNAPLVHATLETLLRFLNWIPLGYIFETKLISTLIYKFLNVPMFRNVSLKCLTEIAGVSVSQYEEQFVTLFTLTMMQLKQMLPLNTNIRLAYSNGKDDEQNFIQNLSLFLCTFLKEHGQLIEKRLNLRETLMEALHYMLLVSEVEETEIFKICLEYWNHLAAELYRESPFSTSASPLLSGSQHFDVPPRRQLYLPVLSKVRLLMVSRMAKPEEVLVVENDQGEVVREFMKDTDSINLYKNMRETLVYLTHLDYVDTERIMTEKLHNQVNGTEWSWKNLNTLCWAIGSISGAMHEEDEKRFLVTVIKDLLGLCEQKRGKDNKAIIASNIMYIVGQYPRFLRAHWKFLKTVVNKLFEFMHETHDGVQDMACDTFIKIAQKCRRHFVQVQVGEVMPFIDEILNNINTIICDLQPQQVHTFYEAVGYMIGAQTDQTVQEHLIEKYMLLPNQVWDSIIQQATKNVDILKDPETVKQLGSILKTNVRACKAVGHPFVIQLGRIYLDMLNVYKCLSENISAAIQANGEMVTKQPLIRSMRTVKRETLKLISGWVSRSNDPQMVAENFVPPLLDAVLIDYQRNVPAAREPEVLSTMAIIVNKLGGHITAEIPQIFDAVFECTLNMINKDFEEYPEHRTNFFLLLQAVNSHCFPAFLAIPPAQFKLVLDSIIWAFKHTMRNVADTGLQILFTLLQNVAQEEAAAQSFYQTYFCDILQHIFSVVTDTSHTAGLTMHASILAYMFNLVEEGKISTPLNPGNPVNNQMFIQEYVANLLKSAFPHLQDAQVKLFVTGLFSLNQDIPAFKEHLRDFLVQIKEFAGEDTSDLFLEERETALRQAQEEKHKLQMSVPGILNPHEIPEEMCD
- the XPO1 gene encoding exportin-1 isoform X5, producing MILVQILKQEWPKHWPTFISDIVGASRTSESLCQNNMVILKLLSEEVFDFSSGQITQVKAKHLKDSMCNEFSQIFQLCQFVMENSQNAPLVHATLETLLRFLNWIPLGYIFETKLISTLIYKFLNVPMFRNVSLKCLTEIAGVSVSQYEEQFVTLFTLTMMQLKQMLPLNTNIRLAYSNGKDDEQNFIQNLSLFLCTFLKEHGQLIEKRLNLRETLMEALHYMLLVSEVEETEIFKICLEYWNHLAAELYRESPFSTSASPLLSGSQHFDVPPRRQLYLPVLSKVRLLMVSRMAKPEEVLVVENDQGEVVREFMKDTDSINLYKNMRETLVYLTHLDYVDTERIMTEKLHNQVNGTEWSWKNLNTLCWAIGSISGAMHEEDEKRFLVTVIKDLLGLCEQKRGKDNKAIIASNIMYIVGQYPRFLRAHWKFLKTVVNKLFEFMHETHDGVQDMACDTFIKIAQKCRRHFVQVQVGEVMPFIDEILNNINTIICDLQPQQVHTFYEAVGYMIGAQTDQTVQEHLIEKYMLLPNQVWDSIIQQATKNVDILKDPETVKQLGSILKTNVRACKAVGHPFVIQLGRIYLDMLNVYKCLSENISAAIQANGEMVTKQPLIRSMRTVKRETLKLISGWVSRSNDPQMVAENFVPPLLDAVLIDYQRNVPAAREPEVLSTMAIIVNKLGGHITAEIPQIFDAVFECTLNMINKDFEEYPEHRTNFFLLLQAVNSHCFPAFLAIPPAQFKLVLDSIIWAFKHTMRNVADTGLQILFTLLQNVAQEEAAAQSFYQTYFCDILQHIFSVVTDTSHTAGLTMHASILAYMFNLVEEGKISTPLNPGNPVNNQMFIQEYVANLLKSAFPHLQDAQVKLFVTGLFSLNQDIPAFKEHLRDFLVQIKEFAGEDTSDLFLEERETALRQAQEEKHKLQMSVPGILNPHEIPEEMCD
- the XPO1 gene encoding exportin-1 isoform X4 — translated: MPAIMTMLADHAARQLLDFSQKLDINLLDNVVNCLYHGEGAQQRMAQEVLTHLKEHPDAWTRVDTILEFSQNMNTKILKQEWPKHWPTFISDIVGASRTSESLCQNNMVILKLLSEEVFDFSSGQITQVKAKHLKDSMCNEFSQIFQLCQFVMENSQNAPLVHATLETLLRFLNWIPLGYIFETKLISTLIYKFLNVPMFRNVSLKCLTEIAGVSVSQYEEQFVTLFTLTMMQLKQMLPLNTNIRLAYSNGKDDEQNFIQNLSLFLCTFLKEHGQLIEKRLNLRETLMEALHYMLLVSEVEETEIFKICLEYWNHLAAELYRESPFSTSASPLLSGSQHFDVPPRRQLYLPVLSKVRLLMVSRMAKPEEVLVVENDQGEVVREFMKDTDSINLYKNMRETLVYLTHLDYVDTERIMTEKLHNQVNGTEWSWKNLNTLCWAIGSISGAMHEEDEKRFLVTVIKDLLGLCEQKRGKDNKAIIASNIMYIVGQYPRFLRAHWKFLKTVVNKLFEFMHETHDGVQDMACDTFIKIAQKCRRHFVQVQVGEVMPFIDEILNNINTIICDLQPQQVHTFYEAVGYMIGAQTDQTVQEHLIEKYMLLPNQVWDSIIQQATKNVDILKDPETVKQLGSILKTNVRACKAVGHPFVIQLGRIYLDMLNVYKCLSENISAAIQANGEMVTKQPLIRSMRTVKRETLKLISGWVSRSNDPQMVAENFVPPLLDAVLIDYQRNVPAAREPEVLSTMAIIVNKLGGHITAEIPQIFDAVFECTLNMINKDFEEYPEHRTNFFLLLQAVNSHCFPAFLAIPPAQFKLVLDSIIWAFKHTMRNVADTGLQILFTLLQNVAQEEAAAQSFYQTYFCDILQHIFSVVTDTSHTAGLTMHASILAYMFNLVEEGKISTPLNPGNPVNNQMFIQEYVANLLKSAFPHLQDAQVKLFVTGLFSLNQDIPAFKEHLRDFLVQIKEFAGEDTSDLFLEERETALRQAQEEKHKLQMSVPGILNPHEIPEEMCD